A window of Streptomyces sp. Je 1-332 genomic DNA:
CAAGCGTGGCGGCAAGGTCTGGATCAACATCTACCCGGACCGCCCGCTGACGAAGAAGCCCGCCGAGACCCGCATGGGTTCCGGTAAGGGTTCCCCCGAGTGGTGGGTCGCGAACGTCAAGCCCGGACGGGTGATGTTCGAGCTGTCCTACCCGAATGAGAAGACTGCGCGTGAGGCGCTTACCCGCGCTGCTCACAAGCTTCCGATGAAGTGCCGGATTGTTCGGCGCGAGGCAGGTGAGTCGTGATGTCGGCCGGTACCAAGGCGTCCGAGCTGCGCGAACTGGGTGACGAGGAGCTTCTCAACAAGCTCCGCGAAGCCAAGGAAGAGCTGTTCAACCTCCGCTTCCAGGCGGCGACCGGTCAGCTCGAGAACCACGGTCGGCTCAAGGCCGTCCGTAAGGACATCGCGCGGATCTACACCCTGATGCGTGAGCGCGAGCTGGGCATCGAGACGGTGGAGAGCGCCTGATGAGCGAGAGCAACGTGACTGAGACCAAGACTGACCGCGGATTCCGCA
This region includes:
- the rplP gene encoding 50S ribosomal protein L16; this encodes MLIPRRVKHRKQHHPKRSGMSKGGTQVAFGEYGIQALTPAYVTNRQIEAARIAMTRHIKRGGKVWINIYPDRPLTKKPAETRMGSGKGSPEWWVANVKPGRVMFELSYPNEKTAREALTRAAHKLPMKCRIVRREAGES
- the rpmC gene encoding 50S ribosomal protein L29, whose amino-acid sequence is MSAGTKASELRELGDEELLNKLREAKEELFNLRFQAATGQLENHGRLKAVRKDIARIYTLMRERELGIETVESA